Genomic DNA from Chelonoidis abingdonii isolate Lonesome George unplaced genomic scaffold, CheloAbing_2.0 scaffold0530, whole genome shotgun sequence:
NNNNNNNNNNNNNNNNNNNNNNNNNNNNNNNNNNNNNNNNNNNNNNNNNNNNNNNNNNNNNNNNNNNNNNNNNNNNNNNNNNNNNNNNNNNNNNNNNNNNNNNNNNNNNNNNNNNNNNNNNNNNNNNNNNNNNNNNNNNNNNNNNNNNNNNNNNNNNNNNNNNNNNNNNNNNNNNNNNNNNNNNNNNNNNNNNNNNNNNNNNNNNNNNNNNNNNNNNNNNNNNNNNNNNNNNNNNNNNNNNNNNNNNNNNNNNNNNNNNNNNNNNNNNNNNNNNNNNNNNNNNNNNNNNNNNNNNNNNNNNNNNNNNNNNNNNNNNNNNNNNNNNNNNNNNNNNNNNNNNNNNNNNNNNNNNNNNNNNNNNNNNNNNNNNNNNNNNNNNNNNNNNNNNNNNNNNNNNNNNNNNNNNNNNNNNNNNNNNNNNNNCCTTCATCCCTGGCTATCCTCAGAGGGAGCACAACAAAGAGACTTCAAATAGCTTGGGGAGCTAATCAGTCCAATGGGTGCAATTCTCCAGCCTGTCTTATGCatgaggttagactagatgatccaccCTTGGAGTCTATGCAAGGCTTAATTTGGGCTGGGGCTTCCCAAGGCTGAGCGCCGGCACCTCCAGGCCTGGCTGTTCAGAGCCCCGCACCTCCGGGTTGGGCGGGTCAGAGTGTTTGGTCTAGGTATCCCCGTTGTTTTTAGAGCAGCTCAGGTCAAATGACCCATGGAGAAACCCCATCTCCCCTGGAAGCCAGTCAGCCTGGGTCTGCAGGACCTCAGCTGGCAGGGAGAGTTGGACCCCAGGATCAGGGTTGGGACACTGGACATGGGCACTAGCAGGTGTTGCCTTGGTGGGCTAAGGGGAGGAAGGCCTGGCATGTCAGAGCACCAGGCTAGGGTGCTGGTCACTGGAGGGGGGTGGCTACTGAAAAGCCTCTGTCTCTAGCTTGGTCTTTGCTCCAcgcctgccctgcaccccccaagTTGGCCACTCTCCCCACACCAACCCGCGTTCAATCTCCTTCTGCGCCCGCTCCTTGTCCTTCGCGATGTCCTCCTTCTCGTCCTCCAGGTGCTCTCGCTGCCGCTGCAGGTCGCTGTtggccagctgcagcctctcGCTCTCCTGCCGCAGGGCCTCCACGTGCTGCTGCAGGGCCTGCAGGCTTCGCTCCAGGTTGCTCTTCTCGCTGATAGACGggcacagacagacagatttCTGGGGGGCTGAACAGCCCTTTAAGGAACAAAAATCAACCCTCCCCACATTCCAGGGCACTTCATCTGGGGTGCAGAAAGTCACCCTAAGAGCAGGAGCCACTCTCAGGATGCCAGTAGGGCAGAAATGCTTGTGTGATGCCCGTCCCGTCAGCCGGGGTACACTGGAGCACAGGGGGATGGGACGGGGAGAGCGCCCATGGAAGTACCTGCCCAGCAGGTCAGCTGAGGAGCGGAAGCGGCTGGCATCCCGCACGGCATCATCCTTGGCCCGCAAGGAGCAGTCGACGTCGTCCTTCAGCTGCAGGATCTTCTGCTCCAGAGAGCGGCGCTCCTGATCTCTCTCCGCAAGCTGCTTCTTCAGGGACCCCACCAGCTCCTGCATGGCTTCGTACTTGCCGCGGATGTCCTAGCAGAAAACCCAACGAGtcagctcctctccctctgtggcactgccccaccccctggtgcaccccaccacctgcaccccctgccaccgGGGCTCCCTGCATGGCTGACCACATTCCACGCCCTATGGACAACCATCTCCCATGGGAATCCCACCCAATCCAAATCCCCCTCCCCAGAATCCTATTCCCTGCAAGGCACAAAAATCCCCCTGGGGTTCCCAGCCCAGCATCTACCCCGTCAGGTTCCTTTATCAGCAGAGCAATTctgttcccttcccactcccctggTGGGCACCAACAGCTCCACAGAAATGCAGCCCCAATAGCTAGAACCCCACAGATGGCCCCATTCCACGCAGCCTCGCAGAGCTGGAGAGCAGGAGGATGTCTGGGTGCCCAGCCATGAAGGAATCCCATGGCCATGTGCTCCGGGAGGTCCCATCCCCTCACCTGcacctgcagctgcctcttctGCAAGGCGGAGTGCACCACGGCCAGCGTGGAGTCGGAGAAAGCTGGCGAGAGGCTGCGCCGGGGCGAGGAGCTGCGCCGGGGGGAGGAGCGCCGGAGCGGGGACGGGGTGCGAAGGCTGGAGGAGAGGCCCCGCAGGCTGAATCCCGTGGCGTCGCTGTCCGAAACGTCCGTCGTTCGCTCCGTGCCTGTGAGGTGGATGGCGCTGTCAGTGTCAGACAGGACAGCCTGCAGAGGGGAGACAATGACGAGGCACTGGGGTCCCATCACCACACACGCTGCGAGCCAGGGGGGCTAGGCCGCCAGCCTCCAGGAGGCAACACAGCCATCGCTCAAAGCCCGACGGGAGCAGGGCAACATTTTTCCAACAAATTGGGTTTTTTTATCAATAGCTTTTGGGGCCCAGAGCTCTCCACCGGCTTTGGGGTGAATTCAACCACTAGCTTCAGTTGAGCAAGAAAATGTAAAGAGAGTCCGAACGTTTCCTTCCGACCATTTCGAAAAGTTTGGTTTTGACTTTTTTGG
This window encodes:
- the LOC116830831 gene encoding rootletin-like, yielding AVLSDTDSAIHLTGTERTTDVSDSDATGFSLRGLSSSLRTPSPLRRSSPRRSSSPRRSLSPAFSDSTLAVVHSALQKRQLQVQDIRGKYEAMQELVGSLKKQLAERDQERRSLEQKILQLKDDVDCSLRAKDDAVRDASRFRSSADLLGSEKSNLERSLQALQQHVEALRQESERLQLANSDLQRQREHLEDEKEDIAKDKERAQKEIERGLVWGEWPTWGVQGRRGAKTKLETEAFQ